One Salvia splendens isolate huo1 chromosome 1, SspV2, whole genome shotgun sequence genomic window, AGTCTAATGGGCAGCAATACATTCTCGTAGCTGTCGATTATGTCTCCAAGTGGGTGGAGGCAGTGGCCTCGGCAACCAATGATGCCAAAGTGGTGTTGAAGTTCATCAAGAATCACATCTTTAACCGCTTTGGGACACCTCGAGCTATTATCAGTGATGGAGGAACTCATTTTTGCAACAAGTTGTTTGAAAACCTCCTTGGAAAATATGGTGTCCAACACAAGGTTGCTACCCCTTATCATCCCCAAACGAGTGGTCAAGTTGAAGTCTCCAATCGTGAGATTAAGCGGGTGCTTGAGAAAGTGGTAAGACCGTCTCGGaaggattgggctcaaaagCTAGATGATGCTTTGTGGGCATATCGAACGGCGTATAAGACCCCGATTGGAACTTCGCCATACAAGTTGGTCTTTGGAAAAGCTTGTCATTTGCCGGTAGAACTGGAGCATAAAGCTTTTTGGGCTTTGCAAAAgcttaatttggattatgatgcgGCAGCTGAGAAGAGAATGTGTGACATGAACGAAATGGATGAGTTTAGGCTTCATGCATATGAGAGCGTTGATCTCTACAAAGAGCGTGCTaagaagatacatgatgcaGCCATCAAGCCTCGTCATTTCCATGAAGGACAACTGGTCCTTCTATACAATTCTCGGCTCAAACTGTTTCCGGGCAAGCTCAAGTCAAGATGGTGGGGTCCTTATGTGGTGCACAAGGTGTACCCCTATGGTGCTGTGGACATTCGAGATCAGAAGAGTGATTCTATTTGGAAGGTGAATGGCCAACGCTTGAAGGCTTATGTTGGAGTTGAAAGTGGCATGGAGGCAAGAGAAGTGGCTTCTCTGGTGGAGCCAAAAGTGTAGATCAAGGATGAAgaaagtcgagccaacgactataaacaaaggcgctgattgggaggcaacccaagttttttttttcttttatttttgttttcttatgttggaggttttgtttactcaattctttcctctaacatttattttgaattgagtgtttctttttgtaggttttgtttctttttgtaggagcaacatggAGATGTGACATTTGTTGGAGCTTAAGAGGAAGCACACCCACAAAGAGATAtacacccaccctcccacccgaatgcactatggacttcatgccaagtttgggggagttatctttccctttactttataaTTGTTCTTCTatgcatgcattgaggacaatgacgcATTCAAGTTTTGGGGGGGTTGTCAATGATTTTTATGCTTGATGCATGTTTATTGGGTGTATTATTTGATAAAGGTGTTTTGAATCAATGTatttgacgggtgcatgctttatcttcggctttctggttgggaattcgtgcttgattttacttgatctttgaagccgaggatgaatggaatgggtgcATGAATCTATTTGAAAAAGCATGTCgtgattacatccgatttcttgagttgaggagagtgtgaaaatcgcatgacttgtggaaattatgttggattgatttgctttatcgagtgaagtgcttgcgttcgtttgtgttaacgatttgggaggataaggcactaggataaactctatggccaaatgatcacatgcctagtccatctaatgatcccctagaagccactttgagcttaattccctattctttgtgtaaacacttagctaaacacttagccactaaaataagcctaattttagcctcatcgatTGACCTTGCTACTActtgggtgctaaatacaagttgagctttgtggtttgagtttgagtgtggggtggtgaattgtaaagTATAGATATCTCTAGACTCGATGTaatgtgaaaagaatgaagttcttagaaaaagaaaaggaaaaaaaaagaaaaagacgacctctaaatttgcaaaagtcgaggtctttacaaaaaaaaaagaataagctTGATGgaataaagatagagcttctaCATTTGTTtgatgtaatcttgtctagaatagatctcaagtttgggggagtgtgaGTTTGGTTGTAAAATTTATCTTGTCTAATCTTTGGAAGGATGGTGTAGGAGGGAAgattttggcactcaaatgtgtagccatTGAGCTCATcatccatatttatcctaccttgtccctagccccattacaaccttgaacgaagaccttggacctaatcgttgatgcttgtggatgtacgtaaatagcttggtagagttaaagaagtttggtttgaaatccgcgagtctatgtggtaagtaatgcttgatgagtcaatgatgacggtttgagttgtatgatccTATGCTTGGACTTACTTTGATGTGtaccttgacttgaagttctaagttgataagtgatggttcatgagagtgggaaatcttgattgaaattgttgggggtttagactttgtcattcatgtctctacgtgattcattcttttgaaaacttttgaaaaaaaaaaaaaacacacttttgtGAGTTGAGCTTCAAAGTGTTGTGTTTTATATGATCTTGCCCGAGGACGAGCAactaaataagtttgggggtatttgatgtgaatcaaatttacattgttattctcataactttacatgatttatatagtttgatgcttgcaaaagtgtgttttatggtgtaggaagaggagtaaatggtgagacaaagaaggaagctcggagggtgaaaatctgtgcagaaagctctcaaaagtggccacccggccgggtcaatTTAATGCCCAATaattcaacccggccgggtgattttcgcGAGGCATGAGAAATCCAGGAGGGGTCGAATTtatgtcacccggccgggttaattttaTGCCCAAAAATTCAACCCGGCCGGGCTGATGAGCGAACTGCAAATTAGCAGTTTATACTGCAGTTTTTTCTTTTCCCAAAAAAAAAGGCTGCAGAAGGAAAGGGACAGAGGGGAGAGAGGAAAAGGAGACGGATCTGGAGAGGATTTGTCTTGGAAATTGAGATTGAGTTGGGGAGAAACAAATTGGTGAGAATTGGAGTGGACGTGACGTGTTTAGCTAGGAAAAAAGAATTATCAAGAGCCAAGCCATCATCTTCAAGCTCCATGGTTTCAAGGATTTTCATCTCCATTATCTTTGTTCTTAGTTTGATTATGTTAGGCTAAGAATATTGTGTTGCTCCAAACATATAATCGGATAATTTGTTCGAGTGATTTATTCTATGTTCTTCTTTATCTTATGATCGTCATTATCGCAATTTCATTGTTTAAATCTATTACTTTTGGTGCATCATTTATAGTAGATACTTTTTCTTATtcaaatgtctctttaactttgaaTAAGATGGATCATTGTGGTAATGAATTATCAATTAGATttgttcaaatgataatttgataATGGATTTCTAGAGCTTATAGTAGTTGATCTTTGAGTCTCGCGCTTCCGTAGGATCCTTAGATTAATGAAAATTAGTTTATAGAATATGTGTTCAACTATTCTTAAACTATTGTTTGACAAGCATGTTCAGTGCTAGCATCGAGAATTGATTTCATAGTCCCATGATTCATAAGATAGAGTTTGATATTAGAATAAATCACCGTTTTATCCATGAGTGTTTGGAGTAACATGTCCTTCTCTTCATTCGTCTTACTTGTTTTAGTTTGCCTATTTGTTTTTGCATAATCTAGAAATCAAAAATCTTCAAATCAAAATATCTCTTAGTATGAGTTTTCCAAGttttagaattaaataatctttccttccctgtggatcgacaccttaaTTTACTACACACGACCCTGTAATCTTGCAGCGAAGTAGTAATTTTTGGGTTAATTAATTGAACTTGAGTGATAAATTATATTGTTGTGAAggacctaaaattacacatcatcCTTCGAAACCAAAATTAGTAAAACATGAGTTGCACCGAATAGGATTTCACTTGCCATAGCATTCAATTCATAGAGCTGTGGGGTGGTCGGTGGTTTAAAAGGatatggttgttggagaatttggtgttgagcaaattcGCTACTTTTCTCTGGTCTTATGTCTCGTATATctgtatatttatttaatctGTTTACGAAACATTATTCATCTCTTCCAACTTATAAAAAGTGATTGAGCATTTGCTAACtgttgattttgattatattcaGATAACAACTGTTTGTAGTAGTACGAGGtctaggagtattaattaaccCTTTCTTGTTTATGCTGTATTCAGAAGCCAACTGATTTCAACTAAAAAACCTGAAACCGCGTCACTTCTCACAGCTTGACATAAAGTGTGCTCATTTACTAATCAAAAGAAAGATAAGCATCTATTATTAACAATATAAGATTAAATATTGTGAAATAATAGAACACAGTTGCAGAAGAGTGAAAAGAGACATTCGGCAAacttccatttttttattttccatttccTATTCAAACGATCATGATCAatgcaaaacaaaaaaacattcTCAGAGCATAATGTCTAGGCCGCACTCAGTCCATAATATTCACAATAGACTCCTTCTGTTCCCCTGTAACACCCTGAATTGCCCCATCTTCACTATACTAAAGTAAAGCAAAACGAGGATATTATTCCTTAACTCATTCACTTCCTGGATCATGTCAGCCAAGCAAAAACAATGCCGATATTCAAAATTTCCCTGCATGGCGCTGAGCCACCTGATGTTGGATAATTTAACCAACCTAGGCAGATCCTGAACTCCCATTTGCCTTGGCTTCTGCTCTCACATATGTGAGATTACGCGTACTTGGTGATGAAATTATGTTGTTGGAGGCCTGACCTGAAGTCTCGGTGGTCAAAGTTGAGTCAGCCCCTCGCTTCCACTGGAAACTCCGTGCACCAGGCTTCATAGGTACACGACCACCACCCCTGTATAAACTGGCCATACCTCTAGCAAAAGGagctctgccatatcttggaaCAACAAAAGGAGATGCCCAGGCAACACGGGGCCATGTCATAACAGATGCAGTATCCGGTTGAGCAGAGCTTTTCTTTACAATCTAAACATAAGCTGAAGTGTTAAAGATGCTCCACACACCAGATCATAATCTAAACATAAGCTGAAGTATTAATGGGTGCTTAATAAACATCTTTTCCACAACATTGagtatttaatgcaataaacatttttaaaagacttaattaatttagaTTTACTTGGGTTATGCACAGAGAAACAACACAATAATGTTAAATTGGAATTTTAGTTTCAGTTGACAATCCAACACAATAAATATCAGAAAGGAAATTTAGTTCAAGAACACAgcacaattatttataatagcAAAACTTAAAATATTTCAACTTCACTCAGAACCCAGTAACCATGCTTCTTCATATGTACTATAATGTTGCTGATATTAGAATACATGTTTAGTAACATAGTCTTTAAATACCATAGAGATCGGAGAATGATAAAATGTTTAGTGTTTAAACAAAACAGTGTAATGAATGACGAAAAATGCAAATACAAACTCATATTTATGTTATTGAACACATTTTTCAAGCAAATTAGCGACTACTTAGGACCATCTACATACCCATCACACCACTGGCGGATCCAGCATATGATTAAGGGGTAAAGCTTAAGTGGTCTAGTAGGAGACCAGGGATCGATACCTGACTGTGATTTAAAATTGCGTTTTTGACAATTGAGCATCTcatatcatatactccctccgtccaaaaaaatagactagttatACCATTTTGGGCCATCAACAAAAATTAGACCAatttctaaatatggaaagttaaacaattaaatactactccctccgtctcaattaagatgacacactatcctttttagtttgtctcaaccaagatgacacatttctatttttggtaactttctctctccaattaatacacccaaccacttttttctcttttcaatgaaatattctaactctctctatttaatacttacacctaCCATTTCTCCCTCCAATTAACCACATTAcccaacaactcctaaaatcccgtgccggctAAGATGATAATGTAGAACCCAACAATCCACTAGCACTACTTCCACCACAttttccctctttctctcttactttaccaattgtgcaatAAAACCGGGACATTTACAACTtagtctatttttcgtggatggagagaatatttttattttaggtcactataattattttttgcaTCCCCAATTCCAAAaccctggatccgccactgcatcACACTCTTTTTGGTCCCAAGCAAACAACTTAAGTGTGCAAGAAACAAATTATCTAAGCATTTAGTGGAATACCACACAATCAAAAATCAATTCAAGAAGCGGATACCATCTTCAGTAAACCATTATGCAACTCATCCATCTATAACCaatattattcatttaattaCATACCTTCAAAATGCGTGACAAAAAAGACGTGCCATCCAAAGACAAAGCAAGCTCAGCTGCTTCTTTTCTCATAAATTCTATATATGTTGATCTGAATTAAAGAGAATTCTTTagaaaatacaataaaatagaTAAAGCCATAAAGGAAACCAAGCATCTGAAACACCTTACCCTTTTGGTTGCCCAGTAGCTGGATCAGTTAAGATAATAACTTTCAGGACTTCTCCAAACTTGTTGAAATGTCGCAAAAGGCTATCCTTCGTGGCAGCAAAATGTACCTATCGTCACAAAATGGAGGAAATTAGAAAAAATGCAATCTCAGAATCcaccaaaaaaagaaaacctGAGGACTAATAAGTGGTTACATTGCTAACAAAGATGGTACGAGAATCAGCATCATCAGTTGGTGGTGGAACAGTATTGCATAAACCTGCATCCATTAAGCGATAAGAATCAGCATACCAGCGATACATTTCTTTTCAAGATGGTAATGCATCATCTGATGTGAGATATATCCTTCAATGGCCAAGAAAACCACTGAACTAGaggataaaataaaagtatttgAGAGAAAAATATAACAAAAGGGATTATATAAGGCTCACCACTTTCTGCCTGACTCCTTTCAGACTCAAGCAGAGTAGCATCAGGCTTTGCCGATTAGAAAGCAGGTCAGAAGAAACAGGTTAATAACAATAACATGATTGTGACACATAAAAGAAAGTAGCTACTAATATAAAATGGAGAAAAGAtgaaaattagaaataaaatgCATGGACTTAGTTAAATTTCTCACATTTCCATTAAAAGGCACAATATGATTGCTGTTCTCTTTCATCAACCACGCTTCAGATTTTGTTGACACGGTATAAGCACCTCGCATTCCTTCACGACTATCCATCTCAGATGCCTCTATTTCTTCCTGTAACAGAGGTTTCGTCATTTTCATGGTTACAGAGGAAGAATTCATGAGGATTCCACTATGCACTGTCGCAGGTTGAATAATATCTCTGGGTGGTCTGTTGGGTGTTCCATCAACATGATCAGCAGCACCATATTGAAACTTCAAGGACCTCTCAACCCAGTTTTCACCAGATGAGTCTGATGGATAAATATTTGTACCTTCCCGGCCCCTTTGATCACAATTTTCTCTGTCATATCCCCAACCAGTAACCATGACTTCTTCATGAAAAGATGACATATTCCCTTCTTGCAGCATGCTGATATCATCTCTTGGGTAATAAGAAGAGTGAAGACTCTTCATCTCAACATTAAGGTCTTCATCAACAGCATCTTCAGCAACACATCCATGTTCTCGATGACTGCTAGTTTTTGGGCCATTCATAGCATTACCAAGCCTATCAAACACATTACGGGAAGGCCTAACTTTTGTTACGTCCTTCACCGCTTCTGCCATAGCTTTAATAGCCACAGACATAGAAGCACGGCGAATCCTCTGAGGGTGTGCTTCTGCATATGACTCTGTTGTTGAAACCACGGAGCGCAGACGTTTGAGTGAAGGCTCTGCTGTGGCATTTGACGGCCTAGAAGTAGAAACAGCATCACGTACAGCAAATTGCAGTAGCCTTTTTGGGGCACTAACAGTTGACTGGGACACTTCTCTCTGCCAATATGAAGCAACAAATAAGAGTAGCAAAAAAGCACATGGGTGTGACATGTTTCCAAGATAAAGATCAAGGAGCATTAAGAAGACCAGTTTCCACATTACAGCAAGAGCAAAATGTTCTCCAAATATATTTTCAATCTTTTTTCTGAAAGAGAATGCTACATGATTATGATTTCAAGAGAGTTGTCGGCTATAAAATAGATTTTCTAAAGATGGGAAGAGTACTTCTGTCAGAGTCAatgaaattcttatttattaTGTCTACGATTATAGTCAAATTCAAGTTATTCAACCAAGCAGGTCAGTAAACAAATGACAAAGTAAAGGACTCCAGAGAAGCATGTTCACTACAAATAATATCAATGGCAGGTTATGGTTGATGAATGGCAGAATTAATtataagtattttaaaaataacaaatgaGATGCTAAAAGCCTAAAACTGCTGAAATTGATATCTTAAGCTTTACGTTTAACACAATACTGAACTACAAAATCATAAACCAAGACATATAGCCACCATAACAACCATCACAGTGACGGCCTCAACGAAAGGATTCCttgaattaattatatttgaatATTAGTATTTAAATATACATTCTCAAATGCTTGCAAACAGCTGTAATGATCCTTTACTTCATAAAATATACGAAAACACTCCTTGATTGGATTTGATCCATCCCTATTATTATTTGTATAGTAGATTAGTAGTATCTGAAAATACATAATGCTGATTGTATTTCACTCTTCATATGATTGTAGTGTATCATTGTAAAAGAGATACAATGTCTCCTGGGTTGTACAAACAGTCTCAAACAATATAACACAGAATAACAGACACATCTATGGCGAAGGTTATACTAAGTACTGTACTTTATTTTCCTTCAAGGGGTTTTGCTCTACTGGTGAATATCCAGGTGgcaaaatacataaataatccctttgttccatagtagtggagtcattttgtcattatggtacgttccataatagtggaggcatttcctttttagtaaaagttaatacatttcttctcacttactttactctctcttcatctctctacattttccatttcctactttattcttcatttacttaactcacttaacacaattttttaaaaccgcGTGCTGAAAATAAAcgcctccactactatggaacggagggagtaccagaTAAGATAGGTTCGAAAAATAGCAGAGCTCCGTAAATGAAAAATTGAGAAATACTATAATACGTCTAAGGGGCACAAAACAAACTTGGAAACTGACCTCAAGAGCAATGAAGAGGAAGACAATAAAAAATCAATGATCTAAGCCCCTTCGAATCTCGGATAGAACATAGCATTGTACAGAATCTAGCTAATATTGTTCAAAAGGCATGAAAATATCACCTTTCTTTGCTGTTTCTTATCATCATCATCTCGCCTTCTTTTTTTATGAATTGCTGACTGAGGAAAACGATGTGACTTGGATTGAGAATCATTAATCTGATTTTCATCTCTGATATTTGCATTGTTGGCCAAAGACTTCCGAGGAAGGGGGACTCTATCATTACCACCCCTTACAGACCCTTTATTTTCCCGATTTTTATGGTGCCCATATGTTTCAACAGAGTTTCCTTTATCAGCTTCAGATTCAATCTGATCAGATCCAGTTTTCCTCTGATCCCCTGAAGCAGGGTCTTCTTTGAGGGCTCCTACTGGTTGAAGTTCTTGTGCTTGGGCGTATAAACCTAAATTAGACCCCAGATGATCCCATAGCCTGTTCAAAAAGTTCACAACAGTCAGAAAGCATGATCAATCGTGAGAACAGATGCATCTCATATTAAACTGCAGATTCTAGTAACCTCACCATGATATGAAAGAGTCGCTGTCATCTCCTAAAAAGACATCTAGTTCATTCTTCGCTTCATCCTTACTCCTACCATTTTTTAGCAAGACTATCACATATTCCTGGATTATAAATTATAGAAGATCAGCAATATGTAGGACACAAAAAAAAACGGGGAGAGAGGTCTACGTCGACACAAACAGAATCAAATCGAATAAAAAGACACACAACAGTACAAATTCATAATAGTATACAAGTTGTCATATCCAAGGTACAGATCAAAACATAGAAAACGCACGTACATACACAGGAAAAATGAATATATTCAATAAGTTGAAAAGGAAGTCAAAGTTTGAAAAAAGGAGACAAGTCTATGGCCAATGTATTAAACAACATTGTACCATAAAACATGAGGGTTGCCAGGTGACAAACTGACAGGGGAGACACCAGCTAAATGACATTCACAACCACATATTATCCCCAAGCAATGTTTAGGCTTGCACGCAATAAATGCATATAGTATACGGGAAAGAAGTCCTAAATGGATACTAAGGGCAGCTAGATGGCAATGATAATCAAGCCAAAGGTGAAAGAAAGAATAACCACCATAAATGACTAAACACATAACTAAAATTATAACACAATTCCAGCTCAGCACCAGATTGACCACGAGATTAGGTAATTCTATATCTTTCCATGCAATGCATGATGCACCACATTTCGGCTTACTGATATGCAGCTCATTCAAATAGCCATTGTTTACATGATCAAAATAGTGGCCCATGATTCACTTTATATAAACAACCACAAGCAATCCTGATACAGTAATGAAACAAGCCTACATAGTTGAATCTATAATCCCCAAACACACAGTTGTGATAACAACTGTAAATTAAATTCTCGATGAAACTCAATTCCTACCACCAAAGTGTCATCGGTGTAGTCACCCATGAACTCCTTGAGCTTCTCCTCGACAACACCGCGAAGCCTTGAAACTCCTTTACTTGTGAAATTAGCCCCAAATGTTCGATCATCTCCCCCCATCACTGCACTCCGCAATTTCCTAAA contains:
- the LOC121757045 gene encoding uncharacterized protein LOC121757045 encodes the protein MGGDDRTFGANFTSKGVSRLRGVVEEKLKEFMGDYTDDTLVEYVIVLLKNGRSKDEAKNELDVFLGDDSDSFISWLWDHLGSNLGLYAQAQELQPVGALKEDPASGDQRKTGSDQIESEADKGNSVETYGHHKNRENKGSVRGGNDRVPLPRKSLANNANIRDENQINDSQSKSHRFPQSAIHKKRRRDDDDKKQQRKREVSQSTVSAPKRLLQFAVRDAVSTSRPSNATAEPSLKRLRSVVSTTESYAEAHPQRIRRASMSVAIKAMAEAVKDVTKVRPSRNVFDRLGNAMNGPKTSSHREHGCVAEDAVDEDLNVEMKSLHSSYYPRDDISMLQEGNMSSFHEEVMVTGWGYDRENCDQRGREGTNIYPSDSSGENWVERSLKFQYGAADHVDGTPNRPPRDIIQPATVHSGILMNSSSVTMKMTKPLLQEEIEASEMDSREGMRGAYTVSTKSEAWLMKENSNHIVPFNGNPDATLLESERSQAESGLCNTVPPPTDDADSRTIFVSNVHFAATKDSLLRHFNKFGEVLKVIILTDPATGQPKGSTYIEFMRKEAAELALSLDGTSFLSRILKIVKKSSAQPDTASVMTWPRVAWASPFVVPRYGRAPFARGMASLYRGGGRVPMKPGARSFQWKRGADSTLTTETSGQASNNIISSPSTRNLTYVRAEAKANGSSGSA